Proteins encoded in a region of the Leopardus geoffroyi isolate Oge1 chromosome E2, O.geoffroyi_Oge1_pat1.0, whole genome shotgun sequence genome:
- the LOC123578909 gene encoding LOW QUALITY PROTEIN: cytochrome P450 2S1 (The sequence of the model RefSeq protein was modified relative to this genomic sequence to represent the inferred CDS: deleted 1 base in 1 codon) — MEAASTGTLLLVLLLLLVLTLALPRTPGHLPPGPMPLPLLGNLLQLRPGALYLGLLRLSKKYGPVFTVYLGPWRRVVVLVGHEAVQEALGGQAEEFSGRGMLATLDGTFEGHGVFFSNGERWRQLKRFTTLALRDLGMGKREGEELIQAEARCLVEAFQETEGQPFDPSLLLAQATSNIICSLTFGLRFPYEDEEFQTVVRAAGGAVLGISSPWGQAYEMFSQLLRHLPGPHTQLLGHLSILATFAVQQVQRHKGSLDTSGPACDVVDAFLLTMAEEEQDPNTEWTDKNLLMTVIYLLFAGTVTVSTTVRYTLLLLLKYPQVQERVREELTRELGAGRVPGLGDRARLPYTDAVLHEAQRLLALVPMGMPHALTRTTCFRGYTLPQGTEVFPLLGSVLHDPEVFEKPEEFNPDRFLDADGRFQKQEAFLPFSLGKRVCLGEGLARAELFLLFTAILQAFSLESPCPPGTLSLQPAISGLFNIPPAFQLQVRPTDLHPSCGPDDGGSHGRWWPSHGGGHEHACVSRTASPHDRQPRPRTWSYFLGSVAQILSLHVHRATLTQPTQLLRHATPPPPHFTRPRKGPRGNSATQAFCSHRFSASGVTTMCPDNTPSRTQHNSP, encoded by the exons ATGGAGGCGGCCAGCACCGGGACgctgctgctggtgctgctgctgctcttgGTGCTGACGCTGGCGCTGCCCCGGACCCCGGGCCACCTGCCCCCGGGGCCCATGCCGCTGCCGCTGCTGGGGAACCTCCTGCAGCTCCGGCCCGGGGCGCTGTACTTGGGGCTCTTGCGG ctAAGTAAGAAGTATGGACCAGTGTTCACCGTGTACCTGGGTCCCTGGCGGCGCGTGGTGGTCCTGGTTGGGCACGAAGCTGTCCAGGAGGCCCTGGGAGGTCAGGCTGAGGAGTTCAGTGGGCGGGGGATGCTGGCAACGCTGGACGGCACTTTCGAAGGCCATG GGGTTTTCTTCTCCAATGGGGAGCGATGGAGGCAGCTGAAGAGGTTCACCACACTCGCGCTGCGGGACCTGGGCATGGGGAAGCGAGAAGGCGAGGAGCTGATCCAGGCGGAGGCCCGGTGTCTGGTGGAGGCATTCCAGGAGACAGAAG gACAGCCATTTGACCCCTCCCTGCTGCTGGCCCAGGCCACCTCCAACATCATCTGCTCCCTTACCTTCGGCCTCCGCTTCCCCTATGAGGATGAGGAGTTCCAGACCGTGGTCCGGGCAGCTGGTGGCGCCGTGCTGGGGATCAGTTCCCCATGGGGCCAG GCCTACGAGATGTTCTCCCAGCTCCTACGGCACCTGCCGGGGCCCCACACACAACTCCTTGGTCACTTGAGCATCCTGGCCACCTTTGCCGTCCAGCAGGTACAGCGACACAAGGGGAGCCTGGACACCTCCGGGCCCGCGTGCGACGTGGTGGATGCCTTCCTGCTGACGAtggcagag GAAGAGCAAGACCCAAACACAGAATGGACTGACAAGAACTTGTTGATGACAGTCATTTATCTGCTGTTTGCCGGGACGGTCACGGTCAGCACCACGGTCCGCTACACCCTCTTGCTTCTGCTGAAATACCCTCAGGTCCAAG AGCGTGTCCGGGAGGAGCTGACCCGGGAGCTGGGGGCTGGCCGGGTGCCAGGCCTGGGGGACCGAGCCCGCCTCCCCTACACGGACGCAGTTTTGCATGAGGCGCAACGGCTGCTGGCTCTGGTGCCCATGGGAATGCCCCACGCCCTCACGAGGACCACCTGCTTCCGAGGGTACACCCTTCCCCAG GGCACCGAGGTCTTCCCCCTCCTCGGCTCTGTCCTGCATGATCCTGAGGTCTTCGAAAAGCCAGAGGAATTCAATCCAGACCGATTCCTAGATGCGGACGGACGGTTCCAGAAGCAGGAGGCATTCTTGCCCTTCTCCTTAG GGAAGCGCGTCTGCCTCGGAGAGGGCCTGGCTCGGGCAGAACTGTTCCTCCTCTTTACTGCCATCCTGCAGGCCTTCTCCCTGGAGAGCCCGTGCCCTCCAGGGACCCTGAGCCTCCAGCCAGCCATCAGTGGCCTTTTCAACATCCCCCCAGCCTTCCAGCTACAAGTCCGG CCCACTGACCTCCACCCATCCTGTGGCCCCGATGACGGAGGGAGCCATGGGAGATGGTGGCCTTCTCATGGGGGTGGGCATGAACACGCTTGTGTCTCCAGAACCGCAAGTCCACACGACAGGCAGCCACGTCCACGCACCTGGAGCTATTTTCTAGGGTCGGTTGCACAGATACTCAGCTTACATGTCCACAGGGCCACGCTCACTCAGCCCACGCAGCTGCTGAGAcacgcaacccccccccccccccacttcacgCGGCCACGGAAAGGTCCACGAGGCAACTCTGCCACACAGGCTTTCTGTAGTCACAGATTTAGTGCATCTGGAGTCACGACCATGTGCCCAGATAACACACCATCTCGTACACAACACAACTCCCCTTGA